The window GACCAACAAGATAAAAGGATCGTTAGCTGTAATTGAAAAAGGTTCTCTTCTAAGCAAGCTGACCATCGAAAGCGAAGTAGGCAACCTGATAGCCATTATCAGCAGCGATGCCGTTAGGCAACTGGACTTACAACAAAACGATACCGTCATAGCCATGATCAAGTTAAATGAAATAATGCTCTCTGAATAATGGATTGGACACCCCTGATACTGACATTTGAGCTGGCAACCGTTACGACATTGCTCCTTTTCCCCTCTCTCTGATGCTGTCCTTCTGGCTGGTGCGAACCAACTCCAAATTAAAGCCCCTGATCGAAACATTGGTCAGTATGCCTTTGGTGCTGCCCCCTACAGTGTTGGGTTTTTACTTTTTGGTGGCATTCAGCCCCAACAATGTATTCGGAGAATGGCTAACCGATTGGTTCGGCATCAAACTGGTTTTCTCTTTCGGAGGATTGGTGGTAGCTTCACTGTTATACAGTCTGCCGTTTATGGTACATCCCCTTCAAGCAGGATTGGCAGGGCTATCTCCCACGCTGACTGAAGCTGCTTATGTGATGGGAAAATCCAAGTTAACCACACTCTTAAAGGTACAGCTACCGAATATCAAACCCGCTATCCTGACAGGTATCGTCCTTTCTTTTGCGCATACGGTAGGTGAATTCGGGGTAGTGCTGATGATCGGTGGCAGTATTCCGGGCAAAACCAAGGTAGCTTCCATTGCTATCTATGAGGAAGTGGAAGCCCTTCATTACGGTGTTGCCAATGTCTATTCCCTAATCCTTTTTGCCATTACTTTTTGTGTATTGCTGTCTGTCTACCTTGTCAATGGCGGCTACCTGAAACGATTTCTGAAATGATTGAACTGAATATACAGAAGCGGCTCAATGCCACAGCAGGAGAAATGCAACTGCAAGTCAATTGTCAAATTGAGCAGGGTACATTTACCACGCTTTATGGTGAATCCGGTGCAGGAAAGACCTCCACCCTCCGCATGCTCTCCGGTTTGATGTCACCTGACAATGGACGCATTACAGTCAATGGCAAGGTATGGTTTGATTCAGAAAAAAGGATTAACCTCTCCCCTCAGCAGCGCAGTATCGGGTATGTCTTTCAGGATTATGCCCTATTTCCAAATATGACGGTACAGGAAAACCTACAGTTTGCCTTGGCGAAAGGTCAACCTCAAAACATTATTGGCGAACTGATAGAAATGATGGAACTGGGAGACCTGCAAAATCGGAAACCCACTACCCTTTCAGGCGGTCAGCAGCAACGTGTAGCCTTGGCAAGAGCATTGGTACAACGTCCTCAGCTGCTACTGCTGGATGAACCGCTTGCCGCACTGGATATCAAAATCAGGCTCAAGTTGCAAGACTTTCTACTGAAAGTACATAGGGAATATAAGCTGACTACCCTCCTGATCAGCCATGATATAGGTGAAATCACCAAGCTATCCCAACAGGTGATGGTACTTGAGAAAGGTAAGATCACCCGACAAGGCACACCTGCCGCCATCTTTACTGATAACCATATCAGTGGCAAATTCCGGTTTGCAGGAGAAATACTTCAAATTGATAAACAGGAAGTAGTTTATATTGTCACCGTACTGGTACAGCAGAATATCGTCAAGGTTATTGCACAGGAGGAAGAAGTCAAAAAATTCCAGATTGGGGATAAGGTAATACTGGCATCAAAAGCTTTCAATCCGATAATTTTGCCAGTGGTAGATTAAATGGTGCGTTTACAAATTCAAACTGTATTTAAATGAATGACATGACATCTATTATAGACGAATATATCCAATTCTGTAAATACGTTGACTTCATAGATAACTATACATTTAAGCATGATACTGTAGATCAGTATACAGTAAAACAATTGGTCCATCAACAAAATTTTAGATCAGCTTATGAGAGTGTCAATGATCATCTAGATGAGAGCCTTACTTGTATAAACTTCTCTTTTAAGAGAATGAGAGAAGCTATTATCTATAACCAAATCAAGAGTGTTTATTCAGAAAATCAGTCACATTATCATAAGTTAATCAAGCTTCAATTTGAACAGAGCTTTTTAGATCATGATCCTATGTTCTTCCGACTAGAATTTACGCTTAATTTATGCTACTATTTCAGCTATGCAAAGCTTGGGAAAGAAGTTCTATTCAATATGATCGACCAATTTATTCGGAGCAGAAACAAAGTTGACAGTTATAGATACCTTGTTTTCTTGGAGTATTTTGTGGACTTAGTCAGCTCTTTTTCTACAGATTTAGGACTTTCAGAAGATGAAAAACAAAGGTTTTATATAGACATCGTTATGACTCCATTTGATCACAATGAATTTTGTGAGGGGGTAACAGATCATCTTCGAAAAGCTTTATGGAATATTAAACCAACTGATGACTGTAGATCTATATTTGAATATTGGGCAAACTCTCCACTCACTACTATTTCAAAAATTGCATCGAAAACTTTGAGTAAAATGTAATAATCATTTAAATCAATGATTCTCAATATAGAAACCAATATTTTTTGGCTGTACTCCTAAATAAATTAAAGCACCACTTTCCAGCAACTGTTTCTCAAATGACTCAATATCTGTTTTCTTTAGAGTGTAATTAACCCTTCGATTACTTTTATCAAGATCAGGTTTCATTTCCATAAATACTTGAAATGGCACTGATGTTTCCTGCTGTATCATTTCATAAATAGTCTGAACTTCTCTGTCTACCTTATTATGTTTCCATTTCTGAACCCTTTCAATCAAATCTAGCTTAAAAACCCAACTCAAAGTATAGATGTCTTTTCTTATATAACCATAAACTAATGGGAATGCGATTTCTGTTCCATCTATTAGTCTTAAAAACATTTTATATTTAAGGTCAATCGCATAAGTTGAAGGGCTATTTTTTCCTTTTTTATAAGTAATAATCTCTCCCTTAGCTCTTATTAATATACCTTGAACTTGAGTGGTTTCTATCGTTTCGATATTATGATGATCTTGATAGATAAACTCTATTTTTCCCGATTTTATATTAATTCCTCCATATTCCCCACCTCTAAATGATTTACGTATTGCCCAAAATCCACCACCTAAATTAATAGGAACAGTAAATAACATAACTGATATAAATGACAAAGGTATATTCTTTTCTACGACGCCTAATATGATATAAATGATTATAGCTGTAGGAATTCCCAAACCTAAAAATTGCTCATACCAAAAGGGTTTAAAGTGTTTAGTATAAGTCTTAAGTACATCTCCCTCAAAAGTACCATAAATATCATCTGTAAATATCGATTTTGGTCTTAGATACTGAAGGTCATAACTTGGTTTTACCTTGATGTTAGTGATCTCCTCTTTGTTTACTTTTCTTAGTACATTAACATCTTTCAAGGAAGATGAAAACCAATCACTTTTAATAAATAAAGATGCTTTCTCTTGTTCATAATCTAAAAACTCATCCAATCTGCTAAGAAGAGTATAATGTTCACTCTTTTGGGAATCAAAATGCACATTTCCCTCTACACAAAACTTATACAGTAGTTGATAAATACCATTTGATTTCAATTGTTTTTTTATCTTCTTATAGTGCCTCCTACGATTGAAAAATGAGAATGATAAAAATAGCGTAGAAAGTACTAATGGAAGCACTCCAAATATTATATTCAATAGTGAAGTCCAACTTTCACTTACATTAAGCAATAGTAAAGTTGTTATTACTGAAAATAAAAGAATCTTAATGAGTATTCCGTAGATTTCCTGATCTTGCCTTCTTGTATTTATATTCCACGCCTTATTATGTATATGCCTATTCCAGCAGTAATCATAGATAAACTTTGATTCTGGTAAATTCTCAACCTCACTAAAATCATAAACAATTGTTCCATTTTCTGTTACATATACATTCCCATCAAATTCAATCAGTAACTTTGTCAAGCTTTCTGTAGCCTCCCATTTAGGAGACCCCGTCAAAGTCATATAATTAGCGACAGTTATTAAATATTCGTGTTTATGAAGATAGGCTACCACCTGATGTTTTACACTTTCCTCTTCATCAACTAAATATTGATCACCTAACAAAAATGATTGAAGAATATGGATATGCGAACGCTTTCTGTTGTCACACTCTAACGTAGGAATGTCCATTGTTTCCTCATAATTAAGATGTTGATCAAAAAACCATCTCAGACAGAAGTAAGTTATTACCAGTAATAAAATACCTATTACAACTTCTGCCTCCAATGCTTTCTTAATATGTAAGACAAATGGATGAAAAGAATAAGATACAAGGATATATGCAATTACACTTAATGCAATTGCATGATAAAAATAGATAGTTGAAGGAAGAGTTATTCTAACAAATTGAAAGACAATGGATTTAGTAATTTTTCGTATACTTTGCCTTACCTTTCTTAAGGTTCGTTTCCACAAAGGCTGAAAAATCATGTTATATATGACACTTTGATCTCTATTGGAGATGCTAAATAAGTGTCCATCTTTTATAAGGCTTTTAATTCCCTGATTTACTTCATTTTGACTGTAACCTGTCAGTATGGTTATTTCGTCTAACGAAGCATTTCCATCAAGCTTTTTAAAAGCCTTATATATTGATTGCTGAATCTCCTTTGATGATGACATCCGATTACAATTAGAATAAAAAATATGCCTCAATAAGGCATTGTCATTTAACCTATGACTTCTTTAATTCCCCATTTTAGAAGTACCTTTCCTGCTTCTCCTTCTAATGTATAAAAATTTTCCAGATCAGTAGTATTTAGCTGTTGTTGAGCTAAGCCTTCAGACAGGCTTCTATTTTTCTCTTCACCAAAGACTTCTATAAATTCTTTAACAGGACGAACTAAGCCTTCATATTCTACATAGTTTAACCATAACCAAACCTTATAAAAAACGCTCTCCTTTTGTTCCATTCCCTCCAACGTACTATCCCAATGGTTTGGTTGGTGTTCAAACTGATACTTTTCTTCAATATATCGAGCAATCAAATAAAGCTTATCACTAGTTTTGACACGCTGACTATACAATCTTTCCTTTGATGCCTTATCCATTAATAACATAGCTTGATTTTAGTTGCTAACTCAAAAAGTGCATTAAAATACACTTTTAATTGCTTTTTAAGCACTTTTTTACTTTTTTGAACTCAAAAGAGCATTATAATGCACCAAGAAGCATTTATTTCTACCATAAAACAAAGGCGTGAAACGCTTGGCATTACGCAACAGGATCTGGCAGAACTGTCTGGAGTAGCACTCCGTACACTGAAGGCGATCGAAAATGGAAAAGGAAACCCTACCCTTTCTACCATTCAGAAACTGCTGGAGGTATTGGGACTCGAAATAGTGATACAGGTAAAGCAATAATAAGATATGAGAAAAGCGGAGGTTTACAGAAATGGTGTGCTGGCGGGTATCCTGACAGAAGAAAACAGGAATAGCTACCGATTTGTCTACGAGGAGGCCTATTTTATGGATACACAACTACCTGCCATAAGCCTAACCTTACCCAAGGTAAAACGGGAATTTCACAGTCCAATCCTGTTCCCATTTTTCTTCAATATGCTGAGTGAAGGTGTCAACCGCAAACTGCAAAGCCTTCAACTGAAAATGGATGAAGAAGACCATTTCGGCCTGCTGCTTGAAACCGCACAATTTGATACCATCGGCGCTGTATCCGTAAAACCGATTGACTGATGAAAGTAGAGATTTACAACTGTCCGGGTACTTTGGCGGAAGGACATTCGACCTATACAACTGCCTGCCGTAAACGACTTTTTGAAGGGAAGAAAGTCAGCCATATACTTCCTTACCGCTCTCCGCAACTTAGTGAAGAGGTGACGGAGCTGTTTATCGAAAACCGCAAGCGTATCTCTATTTCAGGAGTACAGGAAAAACTGAGTATGGTACTGGAAAAGAACAGGCTCAGGCTGACGCATTCCGGTGAACAGGGTACTTATATCCTAAAACCTATTCCGAGAGACCTGAAACTGGTGGAGCAGGTTCCTGCCAATGAGCATTTGACCATGCAGATTGCCCGACAAGTTTACAAGATCAATACGGCTGAGAATGCCCTGATTTTCTTTCAGGACGGTTCCCCAGCCTATATCACCCGACGGTTTGACATAAAATCGGACGGCACCAAGTTTGGACTGGAAGATTTTGCTTCATTAGCCGGCAAGACCAAGGACAATGCAGGACCGGACTTCAAGTACCGATACAGTTACGAGGAAATTGCAGTCTTATTAAGGGAGTTTGTACCTGCTTGGAGAGTTGAAGTGGAAAAACTGTTTGCACAGATCCTGTTCAATTACCTTTTCCATAATGGGGATGCACACCTGAAAAACTTTTCCCTAATTGAAGTAAGGGATGGGGATTACCTGCTAAGCCCTGTATATGACCTGATCAATACACGGCTACACGTTGCTGATTCGGATATGGCGTTGGAAGATGGACTGTTTTCCCATGACTATGAAACTGACAGCTTTGCGGCTAACGGATACTATGCTTACGATGATTTTCTGGAATTTGCCTTGAAGATTGGTGTGCAGGAAAAAAGAGCCATTCGCCTACTGGATACATTCCGCACTGCCAACCCTGAGGTCGAGCAACTTACGCAAAGGAGTTTTCTTTCTGAAGAGCTAAAAGCACAATACCTGACCCTGTACCGTGACCGAATCAAAAGGTTGAATTACTCTTTCAGTGGTAAACTTTAGCAACCAACATAAAGAAAAAGCCCCACCTGATGGCGGGGCTTTTTACTTTTTTGTGTATGTATGAAAATGAATGTCTGCTTTTGATTACAGCGCGATTGTTTCTGTTACGTTAGTCTCGTTGCCTTTGATGTGCACGTAGTAGATACCACTTTTCAGTAGGCTTAGGTCAAGCTGTTTTACTGGCTTGAAACCGCTTACGAAACGTGAGCTGTAAACTTCTTCACCAGCTTCGTTGGTGATTGTAATGTTCAGCACTTTCTCCGCTGCTTTGTTAAAGAACAGGCTCAGTTCTTTACCGTTCAATTTAAACTGGTAAGGCATATCCTTGCTTGTCAGTTGGTAATCTTTCATCACCACTGTTTTAGCTTCTGTAATCTCCAGTTGTCTTACTACACGGTTATCCTCAAACTGAAGTGTCATCGTGTAATCACCTTTTTGCAGTGCTGCAAAGTCCAGTTTAGCAGAAGTTTCTACCACGCCTTCAAACTTGCGGTGCATGACCACTTTGCCTTCTGCATTGCTTAGGATAAAGTCCACTGCCTTACCTTCCATGTCTTTTAGTACCAGTGTTGCCACTTGCTGACCGGTTGCCACTTTAAAGCTGTAAGTGATACCGCCTAGTGGTCTGTAAGTTGCGTTAGCGTTGATCAGTGTAAAGATACTCAGAGTCAGAACTGCCAGAATTGATTTAAATGTTTTCATCGTTCTATGTATTTTCTTGTTTCTTAAAATCTCGTTTAAAGGTCAGACTCCGTAATGTATTTGGTTTTGATCGTTTGGGAACCTCCAGGATTATTTGGTTTGTAGTTCCTTTATCGTTGTCTGACGATACAAACATGAGCAAGAAATTTTTCACTAACAAACGACTGAATATTAAAATAATATTAAGGTTATTTTTACATTTAAAAAATATTTTAAGTGGTAAAAAGTAACTTATAGAATATTGTTTCATGATAAGAATACACTTTTAGAATTTTCTATTTCGCTAATGACACGAAGACGAATAAGCTTTGTTAAGTGTGCTGAGAACATTAAAATTCCTTTTGTAAGCGTATTTGGTTCAGTGAAAATTTATTTTAACATTTTTTAACTTTAATGAAGTTGAATTTTTAACTCAAAAGCCAATAAACGAAATTTCGCTAGTTTTCAACGGACACAAAATCCCCCTCTATCTCTGTATAAAAAGCTGCTTTATTACTATTTGCAAAGGCAGCAACAAATGAGGTTGACCTCGGTCTTAACATATTTTTTCTTCCATTGACTTCTGATATTTACGCTTCCACAATTTCAAGTCAGAATAATAAACCAGACGCTCACTTCTTTACTCCAATTCTATTTCGAACTGAATTCAATTCAAAAGCTTCTCAAATAAAAGGAACTAGCAGCCAATTGAAATATTTGACTCAGGTCAGCCAGTTGATTCATTTATGTGAAATATCTATTTATCGTTTTGACCAATGCAGTCGCCTGTATTTTCCTATGCTATTTCTGAATAGCGCTCGTCTCAACTTCTCCAATTAAATTGACTAATATTAAAATTTACTCAACATTAGAAGCCCTCACATAACAGCCATTTAAACATTTGATTATTGAATTGTTACACATAGTTATAGCTAATTATTTTTTTGATATCATCGCAGCATAAATTTACAAATATTCAAATCTCATGAACACACAAAAACTATTTAAAGCGCTATTACTAGCCATCTATGTAGCAATTTGCAGCTGTAACAATGCTATTATTGACACACAGCCAAACAACCAAGTTGAACCAAATTCAAACTTAAGAACAGCATCTGGCAAGCATGTGCTTTTCATTGGCATTGATGGATTACAGTATGAAAAAATGGCAAATGTGAGCACACCTAACTTAGACAAGTTGAATATAAGTAAAGGCTTTACAGGTGGTATCATGGGTACCCCTTCCGAGCAGAGTACTTATAGCGGTCCGGGATGGGCTACCCTTTTGACTGGTGTATGGTTTGATAAACATGGAGTTCCAAACAACAGTTCTTCCACCTACAAGTCTCAAGCGAAAAGTATCTTTGCCTATGTAAAAGAAGCACAGCCTAATGCAGAAATAGCTTCAGTAGCAGTTTGGTCTCCCATCCATGAGTTTATGGAAAATGACATGAGCTATGTAGACCGTCGATATGACGGCGGAGATGATGCTCATGCCGTTACATGGGCTGTCAATGACCTACAGGATGAAAATACAGACTTACTATTTGTCCATCTGGATAATGTAGACCACGTAGGACATGCCAGTGGATGGGGAAGTGCCTACAACAATGCTATTGCTGAAGTTGACGTACAGGTGGGAACCTTATTACAAGCAGTGGAAGACCGTATAGACCAAACAGGCGAAGATTGGCTGATCATAGTGGCTACCGACCACGGACGTGACCCAAGTTTAGGTTACTCACATGGTAACCAGACCACTTATGAAAAAACCATCTTTGTAGGTATGAACAAGGCAGGTAATGATGAATTCAATTCTTCAGTTACTTCTATTCCAAATTCAGGTTTTAATGGACTGTATGGGACAGTTGCCCAAACTTCAGTGGCTCCTACTATCCTGAGACATCTGGGTATCACGATCCAACCGGAATGGCAATTGGCATCTGCCCCATTGATCGGAGAAGATGGGCCAAGAAAAGTGATGCAAGCTTCTCAAGGAGGAAATAGCGTTTTCTGGTATTCGCAAAGTAGCAATAGTGCCAATATCTACCGCAACAACCAATTGGTAGGAACCATTGCTGGAAATCAAGGTAACTTTACGGACACTACGGCTACAATTGGGTTAAATACCTACACAGTCGAGTTGAATGGTGCTACAGGTTCATTCAGTATGTACGGCAATAGTAATAACCTGTCAATTTCAGCTGCTCTTGACTGGAATGATCTGGCTAACAATACAGCTTACTTCTTCCGAAATGATTATCAGTATGTGCGTTACAACAAATCCAACGACTCAGCTGATGCTGGATACCCTAAACCTGTCAACAGCTCAACATGGCCCGGACTTGATAGTTACAAGGAACTTATCAGTGCATCTTTTAAATGGCACAACCAGTATGGCTACTTTTTCATGAGCGACGGAAGGTACCTGAAATATGATATGAGTACAGACCAAGTGCTTTCCGGCTATCCGAAACAAGTGAACAACTCAACTTGGCCAGGATTGCAAGGATATGGAGATAAGATTGTGGCAGCACTTAACTGGGACAATGACAAGGCTTATTTTTTCCTGAATGATGGCACCTATATCAGTTACAGCATCAGCAATGACCAAGTAGATACTGGTTATCCAAAAGCAATTGACAACAGCTCATGGTCAGGGTTGGAGCCATACGGCAATGCTATTACCGCTGCCCTTGACTGGGACAGTACTTACTGCTATTTCTTTTTGAGTGACAATACCTATATCAAGTACAATAAATCAACCAATACGGCAGAAAGTGGTTACCCAAAAGCTATCAATAGTAGCTCTTGGCCAGGATTAATGTAATTCCGATCAAAACGGTTTATAAAGCAAATAGCCGCTTCTTTATTCAAGAAGCGGTTGTTTTTATTCGTTAGCAAAAAAGCTGTTACCCATTTACATCCATCAGGTAAACCTTGAACAGCAATGCCTTCTGGTCTGTATCGTTGGTGACAGAGTGAGGAATATTGCCATCAAAAAACAGGGTATCTCCCTCGTGCAACTCAATCATCTCCTCACCTAACCCATAGTTGATATCTCCATGAATCACGTACAGCAGTTCCAACCCGTTGGTTGCAATTGGCGGACGGTGAACATTACCGCTCACTTCCACCAAGTTGACCCGCATATTGACATTGGTAATGGCTTGTGATATAAGATCAAAGTAGCGAAGCCCTTCCGAGTCAGAACGCTCTATAGGAGATACCTCCCCTTTCCTGATCAGGATATAATCCATAGATGAATGCCTGACATTCCTTACCAATTCAGCCATATCTACATCCAATGCACGGGCGATATTGAACAACACCGGTAAAGAAGGTACTGTCCTGAAATTTTCAATCTTTGACAACAGGCTAGGTGTTACATCACTCTTCTGAGACACCTCCTGCAAGCTGAGTCTTTTGTCCTGTCTTATTTCCTTAATTGCCTTGCCTATATTTCCAAGACTCTCGTCCTTGATTGCCATCCTTGGTCTGTATTATGTTTCTTAAAAAATTTCCTAAAAATAATGAAATACTTCGTGGTTTCTATCAGATTTCATTTTTTGACAAATATTCACTTTCAATAATTATGCATTTTGTCTGAACGGTATACCAATATATGCATTTGATGATTTTTTAACCTTTCCATTTTTTCCCCTCAATATTACCATAATGTGTATAAATACACATCAGAGTAGCATTTACAGTAAACTAAACATGAACTAAAGTTATACGCAATATTCCCAAATCTATTTTTCAAGGCATTTAATTATTGAGCATCATTCACAAAAGTTGAATATATATCAAATTATGTATTGATTTGTACCAAGCAATTCAGCCAAAGATACACTGGCTGAAAGATGCTTATCACGAGATCTATTTAAAAGGAATAACGAATGGCTTTTAGCCTGAAATGTAAATCCAAAAAAGCATGGGAATCAAACTGGCAGTCTTTGACATGGCAGGTACTACAGTCAAAGACAAGAATTATGTACACAAGGCATTTGTAGACGCTTTTGAAAAAGGCG of the Limibacter armeniacum genome contains:
- a CDS encoding ATP-binding cassette domain-containing protein; translated protein: MIELNIQKRLNATAGEMQLQVNCQIEQGTFTTLYGESGAGKTSTLRMLSGLMSPDNGRITVNGKVWFDSEKRINLSPQQRSIGYVFQDYALFPNMTVQENLQFALAKGQPQNIIGELIEMMELGDLQNRKPTTLSGGQQQRVALARALVQRPQLLLLDEPLAALDIKIRLKLQDFLLKVHREYKLTTLLISHDIGEITKLSQQVMVLEKGKITRQGTPAAIFTDNHISGKFRFAGEILQIDKQEVVYIVTVLVQQNIVKVIAQEEEVKKFQIGDKVILASKAFNPIILPVVD
- a CDS encoding helix-turn-helix transcriptional regulator, which produces MHQEAFISTIKQRRETLGITQQDLAELSGVALRTLKAIENGKGNPTLSTIQKLLEVLGLEIVIQVKQ
- a CDS encoding HipA N-terminal domain-containing protein; this translates as MRKAEVYRNGVLAGILTEENRNSYRFVYEEAYFMDTQLPAISLTLPKVKREFHSPILFPFFFNMLSEGVNRKLQSLQLKMDEEDHFGLLLETAQFDTIGAVSVKPID
- a CDS encoding type II toxin-antitoxin system HipA family toxin, with the protein product MKVEIYNCPGTLAEGHSTYTTACRKRLFEGKKVSHILPYRSPQLSEEVTELFIENRKRISISGVQEKLSMVLEKNRLRLTHSGEQGTYILKPIPRDLKLVEQVPANEHLTMQIARQVYKINTAENALIFFQDGSPAYITRRFDIKSDGTKFGLEDFASLAGKTKDNAGPDFKYRYSYEEIAVLLREFVPAWRVEVEKLFAQILFNYLFHNGDAHLKNFSLIEVRDGDYLLSPVYDLINTRLHVADSDMALEDGLFSHDYETDSFAANGYYAYDDFLEFALKIGVQEKRAIRLLDTFRTANPEVEQLTQRSFLSEELKAQYLTLYRDRIKRLNYSFSGKL
- a CDS encoding DUF3244 domain-containing protein, translating into MKTFKSILAVLTLSIFTLINANATYRPLGGITYSFKVATGQQVATLVLKDMEGKAVDFILSNAEGKVVMHRKFEGVVETSAKLDFAALQKGDYTMTLQFEDNRVVRQLEITEAKTVVMKDYQLTSKDMPYQFKLNGKELSLFFNKAAEKVLNITITNEAGEEVYSSRFVSGFKPVKQLDLSLLKSGIYYVHIKGNETNVTETIAL
- a CDS encoding alkaline phosphatase family protein — translated: MNTQKLFKALLLAIYVAICSCNNAIIDTQPNNQVEPNSNLRTASGKHVLFIGIDGLQYEKMANVSTPNLDKLNISKGFTGGIMGTPSEQSTYSGPGWATLLTGVWFDKHGVPNNSSSTYKSQAKSIFAYVKEAQPNAEIASVAVWSPIHEFMENDMSYVDRRYDGGDDAHAVTWAVNDLQDENTDLLFVHLDNVDHVGHASGWGSAYNNAIAEVDVQVGTLLQAVEDRIDQTGEDWLIIVATDHGRDPSLGYSHGNQTTYEKTIFVGMNKAGNDEFNSSVTSIPNSGFNGLYGTVAQTSVAPTILRHLGITIQPEWQLASAPLIGEDGPRKVMQASQGGNSVFWYSQSSNSANIYRNNQLVGTIAGNQGNFTDTTATIGLNTYTVELNGATGSFSMYGNSNNLSISAALDWNDLANNTAYFFRNDYQYVRYNKSNDSADAGYPKPVNSSTWPGLDSYKELISASFKWHNQYGYFFMSDGRYLKYDMSTDQVLSGYPKQVNNSTWPGLQGYGDKIVAALNWDNDKAYFFLNDGTYISYSISNDQVDTGYPKAIDNSSWSGLEPYGNAITAALDWDSTYCYFFLSDNTYIKYNKSTNTAESGYPKAINSSSWPGLM
- a CDS encoding helix-turn-helix domain-containing protein gives rise to the protein MAIKDESLGNIGKAIKEIRQDKRLSLQEVSQKSDVTPSLLSKIENFRTVPSLPVLFNIARALDVDMAELVRNVRHSSMDYILIRKGEVSPIERSDSEGLRYFDLISQAITNVNMRVNLVEVSGNVHRPPIATNGLELLYVIHGDINYGLGEEMIELHEGDTLFFDGNIPHSVTNDTDQKALLFKVYLMDVNG